The DNA region GGGTTGATGACGTAACGATTGATCTTTGCATTCTCATCAGCGATGGAATCGACGCTCCCCGGTGGATGTTCTGGAGACGTCGCCGGTACGTGGTGGTCCTGTTGGCCTTTCTCGGGTGCATGGTGATGTACACCATGCGAGTTACGTTGAGCATCGCAATCGTGGCAATGACCGAGAATCGGACGGTTTCTCGGGGGAATGACACCGTTGAATACGTGAGAATTGATTGAGATTAGTGAGGGAGCTAGATGATATAGTGTTCAACATCTCAGGTGCAAGCGTTCGACTGGAGTTCATCGGTCCGAGGTCACGTGCTGAGTTCGTTCTTCTACGGGTACCTCGTAACGCAGGTTCCGGCTGGTGTTCTGGCTAATCGATTCGGAGCGACGAATGTAAACAATGTTGGGTGTAGACTTGCGTGACTTTGTCTAATTACCCTCCAATCATTACAGATTGTTGGCACGGGACTGGGTATTACGGCAGTTCTAACGCTACTGACTCCGCTGTCAGCGTACGGAGGTGTCGGCTGGCTCATCGTCAATCGAGTGCTCCAGGGGATGGCGCAGGGGGTGACCATACCCTGCCTGCACATTGTCTGGTCTAAATGGGCACCGCCGAACGAGCGATCGCGAATGGTTCTGTTCACCTTTGCCGGGGTGTTTGTTGGTACGATCATATCGATGACGTTGACTGGATTCGTAGCGAAGCTGTGGAGTTGGGAGAGTGCGTTCTACATCTTTGGAACGGCTGGTTGTGTGTGGTTTGTAGCTTGGTTTGCTGTGGTGCGACCTTCTCCGGAAAGAGATCGCTTTATCACGCTTCGAGAGAAGGAGTTCATCCTGAAGAGTTTGGGGATCGTTGAAGGAGTGCCGGAGAAGATCAAGCACCCCTGGAAGGGGATCCTAACCTCAAAAGCTGTCTACGCCACGATAGTGGCCGGATTTTGCCAGAGCTGGGGCTTTTACAATATGTTGAC from Culex quinquefasciatus strain JHB chromosome 3, VPISU_Cqui_1.0_pri_paternal, whole genome shotgun sequence includes:
- the LOC6039445 gene encoding vesicular glutamate transporter 2 isoform X2, giving the protein MFWRRRRYVVVLLAFLGCMVMYTMRVTLSIAIVAMTENRTVSRGNDTVEYVQAFDWSSSVRGHVLSSFFYGYLVTQVPAGVLANRFGATNIVGTGLGITAVLTLLTPLSAYGGVGWLIVNRVLQGMAQGVTIPCLHIVWSKWAPPNERSRMVLFTFAGVFVGTIISMTLTGFVAKLWSWESAFYIFGTAGCVWFVAWFAVVRPSPERDRFITLREKEFILKSLGIVEGVPEKIKHPWKGILTSKAVYATIVAGFCQSWGFYNMLTQMPSFLRDALHFEVQSSGSISALPYAAMGIALGLAGYLADWFQIRNILTTTQVRRNFNCLSFITQAAFMTTGALILRAVPTIICITVAIAMGAFAWSGYGVNALDLSPKSAGVIMGIVNSVSTLAGIIAPVVTGLLTSNKTADEWRLVFFITAGVNMVGFVVYWFWASGELQPWSIEVQERKRVENGADKKGFDNRLSVED
- the LOC6039445 gene encoding vesicular glutamate transporter 2 isoform X1 — translated: MDAVQSSKLCDGIDAPRWMFWRRRRYVVVLLAFLGCMVMYTMRVTLSIAIVAMTENRTVSRGNDTVEYVQAFDWSSSVRGHVLSSFFYGYLVTQVPAGVLANRFGATNIVGTGLGITAVLTLLTPLSAYGGVGWLIVNRVLQGMAQGVTIPCLHIVWSKWAPPNERSRMVLFTFAGVFVGTIISMTLTGFVAKLWSWESAFYIFGTAGCVWFVAWFAVVRPSPERDRFITLREKEFILKSLGIVEGVPEKIKHPWKGILTSKAVYATIVAGFCQSWGFYNMLTQMPSFLRDALHFEVQSSGSISALPYAAMGIALGLAGYLADWFQIRNILTTTQVRRNFNCLSFITQAAFMTTGALILRAVPTIICITVAIAMGAFAWSGYGVNALDLSPKSAGVIMGIVNSVSTLAGIIAPVVTGLLTSNKTADEWRLVFFITAGVNMVGFVVYWFWASGELQPWSIEVQERKRVENGADKKGFDNRLSVED